DNA sequence from the Anthonomus grandis grandis chromosome 9, icAntGran1.3, whole genome shotgun sequence genome:
GAAAATGGATTCCAACCTTCGGGGGCGCACCTCCCCATTTCTCCCGAGGCTCCCCCAATACCACTGGCCATCCAAAGGGCTTTAGAATGGAACGCTCGGCATCCTGAGGAAGACAAATTGTAGAAACTAATTGCTCTTTGTGTGTATGTAGCTTTCTAATgtgcatgttaaaaaaaaacattaaacgtTTTGTGTGTTCACTTCGGtcgtttaattattaatttaatatttcatttttttttaaacttatttgacattttcgaaacttgttttgcttaattttgatgagatttgtttttaaaacaaagaacgttaaaattaatttttacaggcaaaaagtttaaataaaaaccctttttataacttttaataaaaaataatgttaatatccACTTTAAGTTCATACAAAGCCTCTCATAactcatttataaataaatacatgttTTCTAGCTACTCAAAATTCACCATTTTAGTGACAGGAACGCCAGGTGTCGCCACGATCTCTTTCCAAAAAGCTTCGTCCCTATTGATCTCGATTTTCCCTAATAAAGTCTTTTTCCCTAAAATATTCCTGGATAATAACCTAATCACTATTTTCACTTTATTCAGCATATAATTGTTCACTGTGGCTCTGAGTGTAGCTGAGTTAGCTTCCATTTTTAAGCTGATGGTCGGATTGAACCTGTCGCTCTTTGTTTTTTGGATGATGTCGTCGCTCTCGTACGCGTTGATTTTTATGTATAGCTGGCCTAAAAATAGGTTTTCTTGTTTTTAACGAATTTCCTGAAAATATATTCGGATTACCTCCAACTCTTTCATGCTCCTGCATCGTTTGTAAGCTACATCTAAATTTCGTTACGGTTACTTCGACTACGTCGTTTCGCCCATCCTCGCTTACCGCGTATTGTAGGGTAAGTTCTATAGAGCCCTTCTTACCTTCCCTCTAAAAGAAAACGTAggaaaagttttgtttttatttcactCATATAACTATAATTATAGAATAAATTGCCATCTTTTATCCAGATGCGCATGATGCCCtaacaacaatattttaattattgcgaACTCGTCATCTTGGtctaaataataaagatattggAGAAAGAAACAAGATTGgacataatatgtatattaattaagacgCTTGTGTGAGCTAATTAAGTCTGAAACTTCTAAAATATATGCTTAAATTAGACTTACTGGTTGTGTCTGTATCCCACTGGCAATTTCCTTAACGCTCCTCCACACATCCGGGGTGCTTATCACGTTATCTTTTAAATGCTgactaaaattttttctctctAAATTGT
Encoded proteins:
- the LOC126740785 gene encoding uncharacterized protein LOC126740785, yielding MERKISNFLNFLNKGNTPDPYPGKTIEPQLGFKISYSEKLGVLNVKVIGAKQLPTDYGVTKARGYVVKVTVFPIKEKFETKPVTGNWPTINEEFAFSLNVPDKKPSGDWLKGKFVSFTIYATLEESCEEEKPNKSTRSGVFLKRFFSFDENSEFLRRNVHRSFGRRSFRTSMKDRRTIGAVTYNLERKNFSQHLKDNVISTPDVWRSVKEIASGIQTQPREGKKGSIELTLQYAVSEDGRNDVVEVTVTKFRCSLQTMQEHERVGGQLYIKINAYESDDIIQKTKSDRFNPTISLKMEANSATLRATVNNYMLNKVKIVIRLLSRNILGKKTLLGKIEINRDEAFWKEIVATPGVPVTKMVNFE